Proteins found in one Triticum urartu cultivar G1812 chromosome 4, Tu2.1, whole genome shotgun sequence genomic segment:
- the LOC125554442 gene encoding protein YIPF5-like has translation MANKDLTFPQVVFNPSTPTYRRHTIAWTSTSNPLLLLDDEPPLLDELDTPTESLPRRGGTVAAAAAAMVNRYLPFFQGVVLNPSTPTHHPVPGNGNVAANLDDEPPLLEELDIDTGLIWRKAVSILHPLRSVDPSLHADADLSGPVLILLSLALFQLMAGKLHFGIVLGWATAASFFLYFISSMLLSPGRGGRGDLSLYRCASQLGYCMLSMTIFSAVSLFLPRGGGLIFAVGMGFVLWSTRVCSRLLVASGGHGDEHRGLIAYPCFLVFMLFSLLVIF, from the coding sequence ATGGCGAACAAGGACCTCACCTTCCCACAGGTGGTCTTCAACCCCTCGACTCCGACCTACCGCCGGCACACTATCGCCTGGACTTCCACCTCGAACCCGCTGCTGCTCTTGGACGACGAGCCGCCGCTTCTCGATGAGCTGGACACCCCGACCGAATCTCTACCTCGCCGAGGCGgaaccgtcgccgccgccgcagcaGCCATGGTGAACAGATACCTCCCCTTCTTCCAAGGGGTGGTACTCAACCCGTCCACGCCGACCCACCACCCTGTCCCCGGGAACGGGAACGTCGCCGCCAACTTGGACGACGAGCCGCCGCTTCTAGAGGAGCTCGACATCGACACGGGTCTCATCTGGCGGAAGGCGGTCTCCATCCTCCACCCCCTCCGCTCCGTGGACCCGTCCCTCCACGCGGACGCCGACCTCTCCGGCCCCGTGCTGATCCTACTATCCTTGGCCCTCTTCCAGCTCATGGCCGGGAAGCTCCACTTCGGGATCGTCCTCGGCTGGGCCACCGCCGCGTCCTTCTTCCTCTACTTCATCTCCTCCATGCTGCTCTCGCCGGGACGAGGAGGCCGTGGCGACCTCAGCCTCTACAGGTGCGCCAGCCAGttaggctactgcatgctctccATGACCATCTTCTCGGCGGTGTCTCTGTTCCTGCCGCGGGGCGGCGGGCTCATCTTCGCGGTGGGCATGGGGTTCGTGCTGTGGTCCACCAGGGTCTGCAGCAGGCTGCTGGTAGCTTCCGGCGGCCATGGCGATGAGCATCGGGGGCTCATTGCCTACCCGTGCTTCCTCGTCTTCATGCTCTTCTCCCTGCTTGTCATCTTTTGA